One segment of Nocardia farcinica DNA contains the following:
- a CDS encoding glutamate--cysteine ligase has protein sequence MAGVVESVPFEGSPRPTIGIEWEVALVDKVTRDLSNTAAAVFDAVGDLRAWDGTPQVTKELLRNTVEIVTGVHETVGAAVEDLRGTMDKVRRAADPLGVDVFCAGTHPFAQWSTQQLTRSPHYDELIERTQWWGRQMMIWGVHVHVGVSHREKVFPILNSLLTTFPHLLALSASSPMWAGSDTGYASNRTLMFQQLPTAGLPFQFENWRQFEHFVHDELKTGVFEQLGGLHWDIRPAPKWGTIEVRICDGIPTHAELAAIAAFIHCLIVDLDQRIDDGEQPITLPPWHVQENKWRAARYGLDAIVITDADSNERLVTDDLMDLLNRLEPTAKRLGCADELAYVATIPERGASYQRQRKVAAASQGDLVAVVDALVHELDR, from the coding sequence ATGGCCGGGGTAGTCGAGAGCGTTCCGTTCGAGGGTTCGCCCCGGCCCACGATCGGGATCGAATGGGAAGTCGCCCTGGTCGACAAGGTCACCAGGGATCTGTCCAACACCGCGGCCGCCGTCTTCGACGCCGTCGGTGACCTACGCGCCTGGGACGGCACTCCGCAGGTCACCAAGGAGTTGCTGCGCAACACCGTCGAGATCGTCACCGGCGTGCACGAGACGGTCGGCGCGGCGGTGGAGGATCTGCGCGGCACCATGGACAAGGTGCGCCGCGCGGCCGACCCGCTCGGGGTCGACGTGTTCTGCGCGGGCACCCATCCCTTCGCGCAGTGGTCCACCCAGCAGCTCACCCGATCGCCGCACTACGACGAGCTGATCGAGCGCACCCAGTGGTGGGGCAGGCAGATGATGATCTGGGGCGTGCACGTGCACGTCGGGGTCTCGCACCGGGAGAAGGTCTTTCCGATCCTGAACTCGTTGCTGACCACCTTCCCGCACCTGCTGGCGCTGTCGGCCTCCTCGCCGATGTGGGCGGGGTCGGACACCGGGTACGCCAGCAACCGCACGCTGATGTTCCAGCAGTTGCCCACCGCGGGCCTGCCCTTCCAGTTCGAGAACTGGCGCCAGTTCGAGCACTTCGTGCACGACGAACTCAAGACCGGGGTGTTCGAGCAGCTCGGCGGCCTGCACTGGGACATCAGGCCCGCACCCAAGTGGGGCACCATCGAGGTCCGCATCTGCGACGGCATCCCCACCCACGCCGAACTGGCCGCCATCGCGGCGTTCATCCACTGCCTGATCGTCGATCTCGACCAGCGCATCGACGACGGCGAACAGCCGATCACGCTGCCGCCCTGGCACGTCCAGGAGAACAAGTGGCGCGCGGCCCGCTACGGCCTGGACGCCATCGTCATCACCGACGCCGACAGCAACGAGCGGCTGGTCACCGACGACCTGATGGACCTGCTCAACCGGCTCGAGCCCACCGCGAAGCGGCTCGGGTGCGCCGACGAGCTCGCCTATGTCGCGACCATTCCCGAGCGGGGCGCGTCCTATCAGCGGCAGCGCAAGGTCGCGGCGGCCTCGCAGGGCGATCTGGTGGCCGTGGTGGACGCCCTGGTGCACGAACTGGACCGGTAG